One part of the Roseomonas gilardii genome encodes these proteins:
- a CDS encoding pentapeptide repeat-containing protein produces the protein MRPALPLLLALFLLAVAAPARAACNDLPAPGVDWRRCLLDGRDLPEADLTGAVLRDASFSRANMVGAVLRGIDGQQARFGSALLSQADLGGANLRRADFTRAMLDGAKLNGADLRGARLFRADLSGADLTGAVLDGADLSSAILDGARWTDGTRICGAGSMGRCQ, from the coding sequence GTGCGCCCCGCCCTTCCGCTCCTCCTCGCCCTGTTCCTCCTGGCCGTCGCGGCACCCGCCCGCGCCGCCTGCAATGATCTGCCCGCCCCCGGGGTGGACTGGCGGCGCTGCCTGCTGGACGGCCGGGACCTGCCGGAGGCCGACCTGACGGGGGCGGTGCTGCGCGATGCCAGCTTTTCCCGCGCCAACATGGTGGGGGCGGTGCTGCGGGGGATCGACGGCCAGCAGGCCCGCTTCGGCTCGGCCCTGCTGAGCCAGGCGGATCTGGGCGGAGCCAACCTGCGCCGTGCCGACTTCACGCGGGCGATGCTGGACGGCGCGAAGCTGAACGGGGCAGACCTGCGGGGCGCCCGGCTCTTCCGGGCCGATCTGAGCGGCGCGGACCTGACGGGCGCGGTGCTGGACGGGGCGGACTTGTCCTCCGCCATCCTGGACGGGGCGCGCTGGACCGATGGCACGCGAATCTGTGGGGCCGGATCGATGGGACGCTGCCAATGA
- a CDS encoding GNAT family N-acetyltransferase: MFHSSDSLRLSRLVRTPRLLLLPVGWENLPELTALKADERVFAIMLHGVRSPERTREEMEDDIDFWTVRGYGTWCVHRQEDEAFLGIAGLMERPDGRGVALRFALWPECRGHGYAREAGAAALAFGHRAGLERIIAVARETNQGSRAVLTDIGMVPVDSFMNKGHRMMVYESRRGDEQKPG, from the coding sequence ATGTTCCATTCCTCCGATTCCCTGCGGCTGTCCCGGCTGGTCCGGACCCCGCGCCTCCTGCTGCTGCCCGTGGGCTGGGAGAACCTGCCCGAGCTGACCGCCCTGAAGGCGGATGAGCGGGTCTTCGCCATCATGCTGCACGGGGTGCGAAGCCCGGAGCGCACGCGGGAGGAGATGGAGGACGACATCGACTTCTGGACCGTGCGCGGCTACGGCACCTGGTGCGTCCACCGGCAGGAGGACGAGGCCTTCCTGGGCATCGCCGGGCTGATGGAGCGGCCGGACGGACGCGGCGTGGCGCTGCGCTTCGCGCTCTGGCCGGAATGCCGCGGCCATGGCTATGCGCGGGAGGCCGGTGCCGCTGCCCTGGCCTTCGGGCACCGGGCGGGGCTGGAGCGGATCATCGCCGTGGCGCGGGAAACCAACCAGGGCTCGCGCGCCGTGCTGACGGATATCGGCATGGTCCCGGTGGACAGCTTCATGAACAAGGGCCACCGGATGATGGTCTATGAGAGCCGCCGGGGGGACGAGCAGAAGCCCGGCTAA
- a CDS encoding ATP-dependent helicase has translation MSDSRDVMPMAGGGLRDLPEPDYLGKLNPEQRAAVETVDGPLLVLAGAGTGKTRVLTTRFAHILMTRKAFPNQVLAVTFTNKAAKEMRERVSHILGRPAEGLWLGTFHALCARMLRRHAEYVRLTSSFTILDTDDQLRLLKQVMEAAGGIDQKRWPAQGLMAVIQRWKDRGLTPERVTPAEDSDFANGRARQLYEAYQSRLRDLNTVDFGDLLLHMTEILRTQPDVLAQYHRSFRYILVDEYQDTNTVQYLWLRLLAQGHRNICCVGDDDQSIYSWRGAEVENILRFEKDFPGAKIVRLESNYRSTKPILAAAAGLIAKNEGRLGKTLRPGRNDAEGEKVRVVSLWDSEEEARMVGERIEQAQRDGISAGEMAILVRAGFQTRAFEERLIVLGVPYRVVGGLKFYERAEVRDAMAYMRILHQPSDDLAFERIVNTPRRGVGDSGLQHMHVAAREQGIPLAVAAEQLARTDAFRPKPRAALRELFDGFSRWREMLAREGHVVTVATMLDESGYTEMWKQDKSAEAPGRLENLKELLRAIGEFESLAGFLDHVALVTENDENASEAKVSLMTLHAAKGLEFDLVFLPGWEEGLFPHQRALDEGGTKGLEEERRLAYVGITRARKLAVISHAANRRIYANWSAAIPSRFLDELPREAVEVEGSSAMQRQRMATAPSVFAHGPISAGRPRIMEAKLSEKGAWEVQARPARKDAMTVGTRVFHQKFGYGRVTRVEDDRLDVDFEKTGSKRVLDRFVERA, from the coding sequence ATGAGCGACAGCCGCGACGTGATGCCCATGGCGGGTGGCGGGCTGCGGGACCTGCCGGAGCCCGACTATCTCGGCAAGCTGAACCCGGAGCAGCGGGCGGCGGTGGAGACGGTGGACGGGCCGCTGCTGGTGCTGGCCGGGGCGGGGACGGGCAAGACGCGCGTGCTGACCACGCGTTTCGCCCATATCCTGATGACGCGGAAGGCCTTCCCCAACCAGGTCCTGGCGGTGACCTTCACCAACAAGGCGGCCAAGGAGATGCGGGAGCGTGTCTCCCATATCCTGGGCCGCCCGGCCGAGGGGCTCTGGCTCGGCACCTTCCATGCGCTCTGCGCCCGGATGCTGCGGCGGCACGCGGAATATGTCCGCCTGACCTCCTCCTTCACCATCCTGGACACGGACGACCAGCTCCGCCTGCTGAAACAGGTGATGGAGGCGGCGGGCGGCATCGACCAGAAGCGCTGGCCGGCCCAGGGGCTGATGGCGGTGATCCAGCGCTGGAAGGACCGCGGCCTGACGCCGGAGCGAGTGACGCCGGCGGAGGACAGCGACTTCGCCAATGGCCGCGCGCGGCAGCTCTACGAGGCCTACCAGTCCCGGCTGCGGGACCTGAACACGGTCGATTTCGGCGACCTGCTGCTGCACATGACGGAGATCCTGCGCACCCAGCCCGACGTGCTGGCGCAGTACCACCGCAGCTTCCGCTACATCCTGGTGGACGAGTACCAGGACACCAACACGGTGCAGTATCTCTGGCTGCGGCTGCTGGCGCAGGGGCACCGGAACATCTGCTGCGTGGGCGACGACGACCAGTCGATCTACTCGTGGAGAGGCGCGGAGGTGGAGAACATCCTGCGCTTCGAGAAGGACTTCCCCGGTGCGAAGATCGTGCGGCTGGAGAGCAACTACCGCTCCACGAAGCCGATCCTGGCCGCCGCCGCCGGGCTGATCGCGAAGAACGAGGGCCGGCTCGGCAAGACGCTCCGCCCCGGCCGCAACGACGCGGAGGGCGAGAAGGTCCGTGTCGTCTCGCTCTGGGACTCCGAGGAAGAGGCCCGCATGGTCGGCGAGCGCATCGAGCAGGCGCAGCGCGACGGGATCAGCGCGGGCGAGATGGCGATCCTTGTGCGCGCCGGCTTCCAGACGCGGGCTTTCGAGGAGCGTCTGATCGTGCTCGGCGTGCCCTACCGCGTCGTGGGCGGGCTGAAGTTCTACGAACGGGCCGAGGTGCGCGACGCCATGGCCTATATGCGCATCCTGCACCAGCCGAGCGACGACCTGGCCTTCGAGCGCATCGTCAACACGCCGCGCCGGGGCGTGGGCGACAGCGGGCTGCAGCACATGCATGTGGCGGCGCGCGAGCAGGGCATCCCGCTCGCCGTGGCAGCGGAGCAGCTCGCGCGCACCGATGCCTTCCGCCCCAAGCCGCGCGCGGCGCTGCGCGAGCTGTTCGACGGCTTCAGCCGCTGGCGGGAGATGCTGGCGCGCGAGGGGCATGTGGTGACGGTGGCCACCATGCTCGACGAGAGCGGCTACACGGAGATGTGGAAGCAGGACAAGTCGGCCGAGGCGCCGGGCCGGCTGGAGAACCTGAAGGAGCTGCTGCGCGCGATCGGGGAGTTCGAGAGCCTCGCGGGTTTCCTGGACCATGTCGCGCTGGTGACCGAGAACGACGAGAACGCCTCGGAGGCCAAGGTCTCCCTGATGACGCTGCACGCGGCGAAGGGGCTGGAATTCGACCTCGTCTTCCTGCCGGGCTGGGAGGAGGGGCTCTTCCCGCACCAGCGCGCGCTGGACGAGGGCGGCACCAAGGGTCTGGAGGAGGAGCGGCGCCTCGCCTATGTCGGCATTACCCGGGCGCGGAAGCTCGCGGTGATCAGCCATGCCGCGAACCGCCGGATCTATGCCAACTGGTCGGCCGCCATCCCGTCGCGCTTCCTGGACGAGTTGCCGCGCGAGGCGGTGGAGGTCGAGGGTTCCTCGGCGATGCAGCGGCAGCGCATGGCGACGGCGCCCAGCGTCTTCGCGCATGGTCCCATCAGCGCCGGACGGCCACGGATCATGGAGGCCAAGCTCTCCGAGAAGGGGGCCTGGGAGGTGCAGGCGCGACCGGCGCGCAAGGATGCCATGACCGTCGGCACCCGCGTCTTCCACCAGAAATTCGGCTACGGACGCGTGACCCGGGTGGAGGATGACCGCCTGGACGTGGATTTCGAGAAGACCGGCAGCAAGCGCGTGCTGGACCGTTTCGTGGAGCGCGCCTGA
- the metF gene encoding methylenetetrahydrofolate reductase [NAD(P)H] — MNHVATPGAGASGAGPGLEPGANPLGRWLTGPRFGALPAPAALPAPALSFEFFPPRTEALENQLWACIRRLEPLAPRFVSVTYGAGGTTQARTHATVSRIVRETALTPAAHLTCVGASCGEVDEVARQYWDAGVRHIVALRGDPPAGASDYAPHPQGYAYAADLVEGLRRIAPFEISVAAYPETHPSASSAEADLDNLKRKIDAGATRAITQYFFDTETFLRFIDRALAAGISVPIVPGIMPVSNFNQMRNFSARIGASVPDWMAALFEGLDDDIETRRMVAAVVAAEQVRLLQANGVDEFHFYTLNRPDLTYAIAHILGVRPTRPAEPASESGVAEEGKAEAASRQVG, encoded by the coding sequence ATGAACCATGTCGCGACCCCCGGTGCCGGCGCCTCCGGTGCCGGCCCAGGCCTTGAACCAGGCGCCAATCCGCTGGGCCGCTGGCTGACCGGGCCGCGTTTCGGCGCGCTGCCGGCCCCGGCGGCGCTGCCCGCCCCGGCCCTGTCCTTCGAGTTCTTCCCGCCGCGGACCGAGGCGCTGGAGAACCAGCTCTGGGCCTGCATCCGCCGGCTGGAGCCCCTGGCGCCCCGATTCGTCTCCGTGACCTATGGCGCGGGCGGCACCACCCAGGCGCGGACCCATGCCACCGTGTCGCGGATCGTGCGGGAGACCGCGCTGACCCCGGCGGCGCACCTGACCTGCGTCGGCGCCTCGTGCGGCGAGGTGGACGAGGTGGCGCGGCAGTACTGGGATGCCGGGGTGCGGCACATCGTGGCGCTGCGCGGCGACCCGCCGGCCGGGGCCTCCGACTATGCGCCGCATCCGCAGGGCTATGCCTATGCGGCGGATCTGGTGGAGGGGCTGCGCCGGATCGCGCCCTTCGAGATCTCGGTGGCGGCCTATCCGGAGACGCATCCTTCGGCATCCTCCGCCGAGGCGGACCTGGACAACCTGAAGCGCAAGATCGACGCGGGCGCGACCCGGGCGATCACCCAGTACTTCTTCGATACCGAGACCTTCCTGCGCTTCATCGACCGGGCGCTGGCGGCGGGCATCTCCGTGCCGATCGTGCCGGGCATCATGCCGGTCTCGAACTTCAACCAGATGCGCAACTTCTCCGCCCGGATCGGTGCCTCGGTGCCGGACTGGATGGCGGCGCTGTTCGAGGGGCTGGACGACGACATCGAGACCCGCCGCATGGTGGCGGCCGTGGTGGCGGCGGAGCAGGTCCGGCTGCTGCAGGCCAATGGCGTGGACGAGTTCCACTTCTACACGCTGAACCGGCCTGACCTGACCTATGCCATCGCCCATATCCTGGGCGTGCGGCCAACCCGGCCGGCCGAGCCGGCAAGCGAATCCGGTGTGGCAGAGGAAGGCAAGGCCGAAGCGGCCAGCCGACAGGTGGGCTAG
- a CDS encoding phosphoribosylaminoimidazolesuccinocarboxamide synthase: protein MDLSELAAHAQQTLRDATIPELPNHYRGKVRDNYDLPDGKRIIIATDRISAFDRILAAIPLKGQVLTQTARYWFEATRDICPNHVVEYPDPNVVVGRKLSILPVEVVVRGYLAGTTGTSILTLYKKGQRRMYGHVLPDGMRDNQKLSEPIITPTSKAFDGGHDEPLTAEDIVGRGLLSKSQWETLTEYALKLFARGQELARERGLILADTKYEFGTDTDGNIVLADEIHTPDSSRYWLLGSYRTLFGKGEKPESFDKDFVRNWVVARCDPYKDEIPEIPQEVILETAAVYVRAFEMITGQRFQLPPQGEDVLARVRRNLAGYFPK, encoded by the coding sequence ATGGATCTCTCAGAACTCGCCGCGCACGCGCAGCAGACCCTTCGCGATGCGACCATTCCGGAACTGCCGAACCACTATCGCGGCAAGGTGCGGGACAATTACGACCTGCCGGACGGCAAGCGCATCATCATCGCGACCGACCGGATCAGCGCCTTCGACCGCATCCTGGCCGCCATCCCCCTCAAGGGGCAGGTGCTGACGCAGACGGCGCGCTACTGGTTCGAGGCGACGCGCGACATCTGCCCGAACCATGTCGTCGAGTACCCGGACCCGAACGTGGTGGTGGGGCGGAAGCTGTCCATCCTGCCGGTGGAGGTGGTGGTGCGCGGCTATCTCGCCGGCACGACCGGGACCTCGATCCTGACGCTCTACAAGAAGGGCCAGCGGCGCATGTACGGGCATGTCCTGCCCGACGGGATGCGCGACAACCAGAAGCTGTCCGAGCCAATCATCACGCCCACCAGCAAGGCCTTCGACGGCGGGCATGACGAGCCGCTGACGGCGGAGGACATCGTCGGTCGCGGACTGCTGTCGAAGAGCCAGTGGGAGACGCTGACCGAGTATGCGCTGAAGCTCTTCGCCCGCGGGCAGGAGCTGGCGCGGGAGCGCGGGCTGATCCTGGCGGACACGAAATACGAGTTCGGCACGGACACGGATGGCAACATCGTGCTGGCCGACGAGATCCACACGCCGGACAGCAGCCGCTACTGGCTGCTCGGCTCCTACCGGACGCTGTTCGGCAAGGGGGAGAAGCCGGAGAGCTTCGACAAGGATTTCGTGCGCAACTGGGTGGTGGCGCGCTGCGACCCCTACAAGGACGAGATCCCGGAGATCCCGCAGGAGGTGATCCTGGAGACCGCCGCCGTCTATGTCCGGGCCTTCGAGATGATCACCGGACAACGCTTCCAGCTCCCGCCCCAGGGCGAGGACGTGCTGGCGCGGGTGCGGCGGAACCTCGCGGGGTATTTCCCGAAATAG
- a CDS encoding MlaC/ttg2D family ABC transporter substrate-binding protein: MTRRPLLLAALALPAALALRHPALAQSVDPGRATAFIQSTGQELVAAINANAAVAQRRQQVAAILRRSVDIQGVGRFILGRWWRQASPAEQQEYMRLFEETLIRNLSARFGEYQGVRFSLGRAQQRTEDDVLVNTIIERPNTAPFTLDWRVSEVGGQPKIVDVIAEGASLRLTQRSEYSSVISRNGGRVAALLDAMKQQIAQLQAQEGR; this comes from the coding sequence ATGACCCGACGCCCGCTCCTCCTGGCCGCTCTGGCCCTGCCCGCGGCACTGGCGCTCCGCCACCCGGCGCTGGCCCAGTCCGTGGACCCGGGCCGCGCCACCGCCTTCATCCAGAGCACCGGTCAGGAGTTGGTGGCGGCGATCAACGCCAATGCCGCGGTGGCCCAGCGCCGCCAGCAGGTGGCCGCCATCCTGCGCCGCTCTGTGGACATCCAGGGCGTCGGCCGCTTCATCCTGGGCCGCTGGTGGCGCCAGGCCAGCCCGGCGGAGCAGCAGGAATACATGCGCCTCTTCGAGGAGACGCTGATCCGCAACCTGTCCGCCCGCTTCGGCGAGTACCAGGGCGTCCGCTTCTCGCTGGGCCGCGCGCAGCAGCGCACCGAGGACGACGTGCTGGTGAACACCATCATCGAGCGTCCCAACACCGCACCCTTCACCCTCGACTGGCGGGTGAGCGAGGTCGGCGGCCAGCCGAAGATCGTGGACGTGATCGCGGAGGGCGCCTCCCTGCGCCTGACGCAGCGTTCCGAGTATTCCTCGGTGATCAGCCGCAACGGTGGCCGCGTCGCCGCCCTGCTGGACGCCATGAAGCAGCAGATCGCCCAGCTCCAGGCCCAGGAAGGACGCTGA
- a CDS encoding restriction endonuclease — protein sequence MTPVPRRSRRANPSERQHPPPGPALGEEPVCALCLRPIPAQARSSRHHLIPRLKGGTHKGTVRLHQICHSAIHARFSEAELARHFSDPEALRGEARLADFLRWIAGRPPDFHAPTRIPRGAGRRGDPCRSGRRR from the coding sequence ATGACGCCGGTGCCACGCCGTTCGCGACGCGCCAACCCCTCGGAGCGACAGCACCCGCCACCCGGCCCAGCGCTGGGAGAGGAGCCCGTCTGCGCCCTGTGCCTGCGGCCGATCCCCGCCCAGGCGCGGTCCAGCCGCCATCACCTGATCCCGCGCCTCAAGGGCGGGACGCACAAGGGGACGGTGCGGCTGCACCAGATCTGTCACAGCGCCATCCATGCCCGCTTCAGCGAGGCGGAGCTGGCGCGGCACTTCTCCGATCCGGAAGCACTGCGGGGCGAGGCGCGGCTGGCGGATTTCCTGCGCTGGATCGCGGGGCGGCCGCCGGATTTCCACGCGCCCACCCGCATCCCGCGGGGTGCCGGCCGGAGGGGCGATCCCTGCCGCAGCGGGCGGCGGCGCTGA
- a CDS encoding 50S ribosomal protein L11 methyltransferase: MSSETAIQQKPGHWPTQGNTRWAIPLETLVLTGIPDEAVPYYEAALESLCRTVGYFREPPLEETWRLEGVWEQNGDEAALSAALALAAAVSGFDAGVPERHPTEAEGWLARTVEAFPEQDLGRRFTIRPTHLPNPREWDRLVLRLDAGLAFGSGEHESTRGCLLAFEAVAHRKPRRILDLGTGSGILGMAAAKLLHRKVLATDIEPWSVRVAAENGVMNGLRGLFRAELADGWRDPVVRNGRYDLVFANILARPLCAMARDLATHLAPGGTAILAGLLGTQVRMVLAAHRRCGLVLERRIDLGAWSTLVLRKR; encoded by the coding sequence ATGAGCAGCGAGACCGCCATCCAGCAGAAGCCCGGCCATTGGCCGACCCAGGGCAACACGCGCTGGGCCATTCCGCTGGAAACGCTGGTGCTGACCGGCATCCCGGACGAGGCGGTGCCCTATTACGAGGCGGCGCTGGAAAGCCTCTGCCGCACCGTCGGCTATTTCCGCGAGCCGCCGCTGGAGGAGACCTGGCGGTTGGAAGGCGTCTGGGAGCAGAACGGCGACGAGGCGGCGCTGAGCGCGGCGCTGGCCCTGGCGGCGGCGGTCTCGGGCTTCGACGCCGGCGTGCCGGAGCGCCACCCGACCGAGGCGGAGGGCTGGCTGGCCCGCACCGTGGAGGCCTTTCCGGAACAGGATCTCGGCCGGCGATTCACGATCCGCCCCACGCACCTGCCGAATCCGCGGGAGTGGGACCGGCTGGTGCTGCGGCTCGATGCGGGGCTGGCCTTCGGCTCGGGCGAGCACGAATCCACCCGCGGCTGCCTGCTGGCCTTCGAGGCCGTCGCCCACCGGAAGCCGCGTCGCATCCTGGACCTGGGCACGGGCTCGGGCATTCTTGGCATGGCGGCGGCGAAGCTGCTGCACCGGAAGGTGCTGGCCACGGATATCGAGCCCTGGTCGGTCCGCGTCGCCGCCGAGAACGGGGTGATGAACGGGCTGCGCGGGCTGTTCCGGGCGGAGCTGGCGGATGGCTGGCGCGATCCGGTGGTGCGGAACGGCCGCTACGACCTCGTCTTCGCCAATATCCTGGCGCGGCCGCTCTGCGCCATGGCGCGCGACCTCGCCACGCATCTGGCGCCGGGGGGCACGGCGATCCTGGCCGGGCTGCTCGGCACCCAGGTGCGGATGGTGCTGGCGGCGCATCGCCGCTGCGG
- the ettA gene encoding energy-dependent translational throttle protein EttA — MAAYQYVYVMKDLTKSYPGGREVFKGITLSFLPDAKIGVLGPNGAGKSTLMRIMSGQDKEYGGEAWAAEGVRVGYLSQEPHLDPDKTVGENVMGAFAAVQADLARFNEISMKFAEEMTDDEMNTLLAEQAELQERIDAANGWEIDRTVEIALDALRCPPFDSPVTNLSGGERRRVALCKLLLEKPELLLLDEPTNHLDAESVSWLEKTLREYPGAVLVVTHDRYFLDNVTNWILEVDRGRGIPYQGNYSSYLEAKRKRLKQEEKEESSRQRQLAEEQEWIGRSPSARQAKSKARIQAYEELLLRSQDKAPDPTEIQIPPAPRLGNTVIVAEEIRKGFGNRLLIDDLSFKLPPGGIVGVIGPNGAGKTTLFKMITGVDQPDSGKMIVGESVQLGYVDQSRDSLDDKKTVWQEISEGQDMITMGKRSVPSRAYCAAFNFKGGDQQKPVGVLSGGERNRVHLAKMLKNPHNVLLLDEPTNDLDVDTLRALEEALQDFAGCAVIISHDRWFLDRLATHILAFEGDSHVEWFEGNYQAYEADKKRRMGAAADEPHRIKYRPLTR, encoded by the coding sequence ATGGCCGCCTACCAGTATGTCTATGTGATGAAGGATCTCACCAAGTCCTATCCGGGCGGGCGCGAGGTCTTCAAGGGCATCACGCTGAGCTTCCTGCCCGATGCCAAGATCGGCGTGCTGGGCCCGAACGGCGCCGGCAAGTCCACGCTGATGCGCATCATGTCGGGGCAGGACAAGGAATATGGCGGCGAGGCCTGGGCGGCCGAAGGCGTCCGCGTCGGCTATCTGAGCCAGGAGCCGCATCTCGATCCGGACAAGACCGTGGGCGAGAACGTCATGGGCGCCTTCGCCGCGGTGCAGGCCGACCTCGCGCGCTTCAACGAGATCTCGATGAAGTTCGCCGAGGAGATGACGGACGACGAGATGAACACCCTGCTGGCCGAGCAGGCCGAGCTGCAGGAGCGCATCGACGCCGCCAATGGCTGGGAGATCGACCGCACCGTCGAGATCGCGCTCGACGCGCTGCGCTGCCCGCCCTTCGACAGCCCCGTGACCAACCTCTCGGGCGGCGAGCGGCGGCGCGTGGCGCTGTGCAAGCTGCTGCTGGAGAAGCCGGAGCTGCTGCTGCTCGACGAGCCGACCAACCACCTCGACGCCGAGAGCGTGAGCTGGCTGGAGAAGACGCTGCGGGAATATCCGGGCGCGGTGCTGGTGGTGACCCACGACCGCTACTTCCTCGACAACGTGACCAACTGGATCCTGGAGGTCGATCGCGGCCGCGGCATCCCGTACCAGGGCAACTACTCCTCCTATCTGGAAGCAAAGCGCAAGCGGCTGAAGCAGGAGGAGAAGGAGGAGAGCTCCCGCCAGCGGCAGCTCGCCGAGGAGCAGGAGTGGATCGGGCGCAGCCCCTCCGCCCGCCAGGCCAAGAGCAAGGCGCGCATCCAGGCCTATGAGGAGCTGCTGCTCAGGAGCCAGGACAAGGCGCCCGACCCGACCGAGATCCAGATCCCGCCCGCGCCGCGCCTGGGCAACACGGTCATCGTGGCCGAGGAGATCCGCAAGGGCTTCGGCAACCGGCTGCTGATCGACGACCTGAGCTTCAAGCTGCCGCCCGGCGGCATCGTCGGCGTGATCGGCCCGAACGGCGCTGGCAAGACCACGCTGTTCAAGATGATCACCGGCGTGGACCAGCCGGATTCTGGCAAGATGATCGTCGGCGAGTCCGTGCAGCTCGGCTACGTGGACCAGAGCCGCGACAGCCTGGATGACAAGAAGACCGTCTGGCAGGAGATCTCCGAAGGCCAGGACATGATCACCATGGGCAAGCGGTCCGTGCCTTCGCGCGCCTATTGCGCCGCCTTCAACTTCAAGGGCGGCGACCAGCAGAAGCCGGTGGGCGTGCTGTCGGGTGGTGAGCGGAACCGGGTGCATCTGGCGAAGATGCTGAAGAACCCGCACAACGTGCTGCTGCTGGATGAGCCGACCAACGACCTGGACGTGGACACGCTCCGCGCGCTGGAGGAGGCGCTGCAGGACTTCGCGGGCTGCGCGGTCATCATCTCGCACGACCGCTGGTTCCTGGACCGGCTGGCCACCCACATCCTGGCCTTCGAGGGCGACAGCCACGTCGAGTGGTTCGAAGGCAACTACCAGGCCTACGAGGCCGACAAGAAGCGACGTATGGGCGCCGCGGCCGACGAGCCGCACCGGATCAAGTACCGGCCCCTCACGCGCTGA
- a CDS encoding RraA family protein, protein MPKYVVEKSAPQISAEVIALLEQTETATVGHWRHWGFVDRGVQPLLRHKRVAGTAVTVQIPGPDSTLLHHALGLLRPGDILVVDRLGDVRHACWGGGVTVAAKAAGAKAGVVDGPCTDLEEVEASDFPLWCRGQAPITTRIYDLGGRLNVPVAIGGVVVMPGDAVLCDESGVLVLPPAEAEAEAREAITRQERGMKTQARVAAGEKLGEISGATAKVLAGLG, encoded by the coding sequence ATGCCGAAATACGTCGTGGAGAAGAGCGCGCCCCAGATCAGCGCCGAAGTCATCGCGCTGCTGGAGCAGACGGAGACCGCGACCGTGGGCCACTGGCGCCACTGGGGCTTCGTGGACCGGGGTGTGCAGCCGCTGCTGCGCCACAAGCGCGTGGCCGGCACGGCGGTGACGGTGCAGATCCCGGGGCCGGATTCCACCCTGCTGCACCATGCGCTGGGCCTGCTGCGCCCCGGCGACATCCTGGTGGTGGACCGGCTGGGCGATGTGCGCCACGCCTGCTGGGGCGGCGGCGTGACCGTGGCGGCCAAGGCCGCAGGCGCCAAGGCCGGCGTGGTGGACGGGCCCTGCACCGACCTGGAGGAGGTGGAGGCCAGCGACTTTCCCCTGTGGTGCCGGGGACAGGCGCCGATCACCACACGGATCTACGACCTGGGCGGGCGGCTGAACGTGCCGGTCGCCATCGGCGGCGTGGTGGTGATGCCGGGCGATGCGGTGCTCTGCGACGAATCCGGCGTGCTGGTGCTGCCGCCCGCCGAGGCCGAGGCCGAGGCGCGCGAGGCGATCACCCGGCAGGAGCGCGGGATGAAGACCCAGGCGCGGGTCGCGGCGGGCGAGAAGCTCGGCGAGATCAGCGGCGCCACGGCGAAGGTGCTCGCCGGGCTGGGCTGA
- a CDS encoding VacJ family lipoprotein: MRSFRLLAITLVLGMSACATRPDPSDPEAVAEFRQTNDPIEPFNRTMFDVHQGIDKYALRPAALGYRAVLPQPVRNGLHNAFGNLKSPVIFINDVIQGEVGRARDTLTRFMLNSTVGIGGIFDVAASMGLPAHEADFGLTAGKAGVGEGPYLFIPLLGPTNPRDLTGFGAGIAANPFTYLTFGSDGLNYAYDYGIPVLSGLDTRERLMDTIDSVNRTSLDPYATYRSGYRQQRNAAIASTGAAPAPGPANPGAASTGFGVGTRIPGAAPSLDKSEPAPPSRLPAN; the protein is encoded by the coding sequence ATGCGTTCCTTCCGCCTTCTGGCTATCACGCTGGTTCTGGGCATGAGCGCCTGCGCCACGCGCCCCGATCCGTCCGACCCGGAGGCGGTCGCGGAGTTCCGGCAGACCAACGATCCGATCGAGCCCTTCAACCGCACCATGTTCGACGTCCACCAGGGCATCGACAAGTATGCTCTGCGCCCCGCCGCCCTGGGCTACCGCGCCGTGCTGCCGCAACCGGTGCGCAACGGGCTGCACAACGCCTTCGGCAACCTGAAATCGCCCGTCATCTTCATCAACGACGTGATCCAGGGTGAGGTCGGCCGCGCCCGCGACACGCTGACCCGCTTCATGCTGAACAGCACGGTCGGCATCGGCGGCATCTTCGACGTCGCCGCCAGCATGGGGCTTCCCGCGCACGAGGCCGATTTCGGCCTCACCGCCGGCAAGGCCGGGGTCGGCGAGGGGCCCTATCTCTTCATCCCGCTGCTCGGCCCCACCAATCCGCGCGACCTGACAGGCTTTGGCGCGGGCATCGCCGCCAATCCCTTCACCTACCTGACCTTCGGCTCGGACGGGCTGAACTATGCCTATGACTATGGCATCCCGGTTCTGTCCGGCCTCGATACGCGCGAGCGGCTGATGGACACGATCGATTCCGTCAACCGCACCAGCCTCGACCCCTATGCGACCTACCGCTCCGGCTATCGCCAGCAGCGCAACGCGGCGATTGCGTCCACCGGCGCCGCCCCGGCGCCGGGCCCGGCCAATCCGGGCGCGGCGAGCACCGGCTTCGGCGTGGGAACCCGCATCCCCGGCGCCGCGCCCAGCCTGGACAAGAGCGAGCCGGCCCCGCCCTCCCGCCTGCCCGCGAACTGA